The Coffea arabica cultivar ET-39 chromosome 8e, Coffea Arabica ET-39 HiFi, whole genome shotgun sequence genome window below encodes:
- the LOC113704884 gene encoding uncharacterized protein: protein MVFDRIWHPRLSLKTSFFMLRLLLGRLPIPDTLRNFGFHLPSKCFCCQSASEESTEHLFSNGIIASTVWNYFGASCGLQVSGSYLRSRIVGWWLKSYDSDIRRFIGRLLPSVVCWQIWKARNKAMFEDVQMRSNVICQAIFSEIRSIVDIHFKKVGRVQSFYLLYDWPNSSDVGITYKLIRWETKESGRFTLNTDGCSKGNPGVGGGGGVLRDSNGLPLIGFSAYFGETTCLRAEARALLIGLQTCAQRCFRNIYVQSDSLVLIGILQHRIQCPWHIRRIIRQIWQFMEDPDRFSHCYREANKVADVLSNVGVSHPDQQIKIYETLNTFPTMARGAIRLDRLGMPSIRKIRSM from the coding sequence ATGGTTTTTGATAGAATCTGGCATCCTCGTCTTTCTTTGAAGACCTCTTTCTTCATGTTGCGATTGTTGCTGGGTAGGTTGCCAATACCGGATACGTTacgaaattttggttttcatttaCCCTCAAAGTGTTTTTGCTGCCAATCGGCATCTGAAGAGTCAACCGAACATTTATTCTCCAATGGCATTATAGCATCAacagtttggaattattttgggGCTTCATGTGGACTCCAAGTATCAGGGTCATATTTGAGATCTCGCATAGTGGGTTGGTGGTTGAAATCATATGATTCTGATATAAGACGGTTTATTGGACGGCTACTTCCTTCTGTAGTATGTTGGCAAATTTGGAAggcaagaaataaagcaatgttTGAGGATGTCCAGATGCGGTCGAATGTCATTTGTCAAGCCATTTTCTCGGAAATCCGATCCATTGTGGACATACATTTCAAAAAAGTGGGACGAGTACAGTCATTTTATCTTTTGTATGATTGGCCGAACTCATCTGATGTTGGCATCACATACAAACTTATTCGATGGGAAACGAAGGAATCTGGACGGTTCACACTTAATACAGACGGATGTTCTAAGGGTAATCCAGGAGTGGGTggaggtggtggagttcttcggGATTCAAATGGCCTCCCTTTGATTGGTTTTTCGGCATATTTTGGGGAAACTACATGTCTTCGTGCAGAGGCTCGTGCCCTCCTTATTGGTCTTCAAACATGTGCACAGAGGTGCTTTCGGAATATCTATGTGCAATCGGATTCTTTGGTATTAATTGGAATTCTTCAGCATCGCATTCAATGTCCCTGGCACATCCGACGGATTATCAGGCAGATTTGGCAGTTTATGGAAGATCCGGATCGTTTTTCACATTGTTACAGGGAAGCGAATAAGGTGGCTGATGTGTTATCCAATGTGGGCGTATCTCATCCAGACCAGCAAATCAAGATATACGAGACATTAAACACGTTTCCAACAATGGCTCGTGGAGCAATTCGCCTTGATAGGCTTGGAATGCCTTCAATTCGGAAAATTAGGTCTATGTAA
- the LOC140012555 gene encoding L-gulonolactone oxidase 3-like: MTHLIMANHSCFLLNGILLILMSTIQAIPPPNPVQCNSTGCILHNSYGVWGDRKDCYVSGVVYPTTEEELRLAVANANKNKQKVKVVTKFSHTIPKLACPTSTASILADQNATLISTEKYRSDINIDAANMAVTADSGVPLRDLIDKVEAAGLSLVASPYWEGVTVAGLISTGAHGSSWWGAGGAVHDHVIGLSLIIPATASEGYAKVISLNHQDPLLNAAKVSLGMLGVISKVTFSLEPAFKRSITYNFTSDDRIEDQVFDHAKKHEFGDIQWYPSRHTVVYRYDDRVPLSTAGNGVNDFIGFQPNAILVSQSVRASEKSFENARNANGKCTLASSFVAYKKLTANGLKNNLIFTGYPVVGRQGKMQTSGSCLNSSPARIDQACSWDPRIKGLFFYESTAIFPATKFIDFLRDVRKLRDLKPENFCGVDIYNGFLIRFIKASKAYLGQSEDSVVVDFNYYRADDPSTPRLNQDVWEEVEQMAFIKYGARPHWAKNRNVAFLDVQNKYPNFNRFVAAKEQLDPQNLFSSEWSDQILFGRQSNKADGCALEGQCICSEDRHCSPEKGYFCRSGLVYTEARVCRYSMSAVH, encoded by the exons ATGACACATCTCATCATGGCTAATCATAGCTGCTTTCTCCTTAATGGCATCCTTCTAATTCTGATGTCTACCATTCAAGCCATACCACCACCAAACCCTGTCCAGTGCAACTCAACCGGTTGCATCCTTCACAATTCTTATGGGGTATGGGGAGACCGAAAAGATTGCTATGTTTCCGGCGTTGTTTATCCGACAACGGAGGAAGAACTCCGGTTAGCAGTAGCCAATGCAAACAAGAACAAGCAGAAGGTGAAAGTTGTGACCAAATTTTCACATACTATTCCAAAATTGGCATGTCCCACTAGTACTGCTTCCATACTGGCTGATCAAAATGCAACCCTGATTAGTACTGAAAAGTACAGGTCAGATATAAACATCGATGCGGCGAATATGGCTGTCACGGCTGATTCAGGAGTACCACTTAGGGATCTTATTGATAAGGTGGAAGCAGCAGGGCTGAGTTTGGTGGCTTCGCCGTATTGGGAAGGGGTGACTGTTGCCGGGCTAATTAGCACCGGAGCTCATGGAAGTTCGTGGTGGGGCGCTGGTGGAGCCGTTCATGATCATGTTATTGGCCTAAGCCTAATTATTCCTGCAACGGCATCGGAAGGATATGCCAAGGTTATCAGTCTGAATCACCAAGACCCACTCCTGAATGCTGCCAAAGTTTCGCTTGGAATGCTTGGTGTCATTTCTAAG gTAACCTTTTCTTTGGAGCCGGCTTTCAAACGCAGTATTACTTACAACTTTACAAGTGATGATCGTATTGAAGATCAAGTGTTTGACCATGCAAAGAAACACGAATTTGGAGACATTCAATGGTATCCGTCCAGACATACTGTTGTGTACAGATATGATGATAGGGTTCCATTGAGTACTGCTGGTAATGGAGTCAATGATTTCATAGGTTTCCAACCCAATGCAATTCTTGTCTCCCAGTCAGTTCGAGCATCAG agaaatcatttgaaaacgcAAGAAATGCCAATGGAAAATGCACATTAGCATCTTCTTTCGTGGCTTACAAGAAATTAACAGCAAATGGATTAAAGAACAACCTTATCTTTACTGGATATCCAGTAGTGGGTCGACAAGGAAAAATGCAGACTTCAGGTTCTTGTTTAAATTCATCACCTGCAAGAATTGACCAGGCATGTTCTTGGGATCCAAGAATTAAAGGGCTATTCTTTTATGAGTCAACAGCAATATTTCCAGCTACAAAATTTATTGATTTTCTACGTGACGTGAGAAAACTGAGGGacttgaaaccagaaaatttctgTGGGGTGGACATCTATAATGGTTTTCTGATACGTTTTATCAAAGCATCAAAAGCATATCTAGGACAATCTGAAGACTCAGTGGTGGTAGATTTTAACTATTATCGAGCTGATGATCCTTCAACTCCACGCTTGAACCAAGATGTTTGGGAAGAAGTGGAGCAAATGGCTTTTATTAAGTATGGTGCTAGGCCTCACTGGGCTAAGAACAGAAATGTGGCATTTTTGGATGTGCAAAATAAGTATCCCAATTTTAACAGATTTGTTGCTGCAAAGGAGCAATTAGATCCTCAAAACCTGTTCTCTAGTGAATGGTCGGATCAAATATTGTTTGGGAGACAATCAAACAAAGCTGATGGCTGTGCTCTAGAGGGGCAATGTATTTGCTCGGAGGACAGACATTGTAGCCCCGAGAAAGGTTATTTTTGTCGATCCGGCCTTGTTTATACTGAAGCTCGTGTGTGCAGGTATTCAATGTCTGCGGTACATTGA